From the genome of Lotus japonicus ecotype B-129 chromosome 6, LjGifu_v1.2, one region includes:
- the LOC130723372 gene encoding expansin-A13-like isoform X1 produces the protein MSPSVLPLTLTILFTLTSLTTSLYLSPSPPAAPFSESTPPEQPPSAAEWLPATATHYTATTSDSVDGACGYGNGYGTATAALSQALFCRGQICGACFELRCVEEESATAFDRRWCVSSSTSVVVTATDFCAPNYGFDAESRGGRCNPPKQHFVLPVEAFEKIAIWKDGNMPVEFRRVKCRREGGIRFTISGSGIFISVLISNAAGMGDIVAVKTKGSRTGWLPMGRNWGQNWHLNALLQNQPLSFEVTSSDGITLTCYNVAPKNWSFGQTFEGKQFES, from the exons ATGTCACCGAGTGTGTTGCCACTAACACTAACCATTCTTTTCACCCTCACTTCACTAACCACCTCCCTCTACCTTTCTCCATCACCCCCAGCCGCACCGTTCTCCGAATCCACCCCGCCGGAACAACCACCCTCCGCCGCCGAATGGCTCCCCGCCACCGCCACACACTACACCGCCACAACTTCTGACTCAGTGGACGGCGCGTGCGGCTATGGAAACGGTTACGGCACGGCCACCGCCGCACTCAGCCAGGCTCTCTTCTGTCGCGGCCAGATCTGCGGCGCGTGCTTCGAGCTCCGGTGCGTTGAGGAGGAGTCAGCGACAGCGTTCGACCGGCGGTGGTGCGTCTCCAGCAGCACCTCCGTGGTGGTCACTGCTACCGACTTCTGCGCCCCGAACTACGGCTTCGACGCCGAGAGCCGCGGCGGAAGGTGTAACCCTCCAAAGCAGCACTTCGTGCTCCCTGTGGAAGCGTTTGAGAAGATTGCGATCTGGAAGGATGGTAACATGCCTGTGGAGTTTCGGAG GGTAAAATGCAGAAGGGAAGGGGGGATCCGGTTTACAATTAGCGGTTCCGGCATCTTCATTTCGGTGTTGATCAGTAATGCTGCTGGTATGGGAGACATTGTTGCTGTGAAGACCAAGGGTTCAAGAACTGGTTGGCTTCCCATGGGTCGAAATTGGGGCCAAAACTGGCATCTAAATGCGTTACTGCAAAACCAGCCTCTTTCTTTTGAGGTTACTAGTAGTGATGGAATAACACTCACATGTTACAATGTTGCTCCCAAGAATTGGAGCTTTGGGCAAACCTTTGAAGGCAAGCAATTCGAGTCTTGA
- the LOC130723372 gene encoding expansin-A13-like isoform X2, which translates to MSPSVLPLTLTILFTLTSLTTSLYLSPSPPAAPFSESTPPEQPPSAAEWLPATATHYTATTSDSVDGACGYGNGYGTATAALSQALFCRGQICGACFELRCVEEESATAFDRRWCVSSSTSVVVTATDFCAPNYGFDAESRGGRCNPPKQHFVLPVEAFEKIAIWKDGNMPVEFRRKQKQDPCAKNNGLLSCKMFQEFRLNLLWHSASLDGLLIKFTLINGCTWPGQPNETIQPNPTKW; encoded by the exons ATGTCACCGAGTGTGTTGCCACTAACACTAACCATTCTTTTCACCCTCACTTCACTAACCACCTCCCTCTACCTTTCTCCATCACCCCCAGCCGCACCGTTCTCCGAATCCACCCCGCCGGAACAACCACCCTCCGCCGCCGAATGGCTCCCCGCCACCGCCACACACTACACCGCCACAACTTCTGACTCAGTGGACGGCGCGTGCGGCTATGGAAACGGTTACGGCACGGCCACCGCCGCACTCAGCCAGGCTCTCTTCTGTCGCGGCCAGATCTGCGGCGCGTGCTTCGAGCTCCGGTGCGTTGAGGAGGAGTCAGCGACAGCGTTCGACCGGCGGTGGTGCGTCTCCAGCAGCACCTCCGTGGTGGTCACTGCTACCGACTTCTGCGCCCCGAACTACGGCTTCGACGCCGAGAGCCGCGGCGGAAGGTGTAACCCTCCAAAGCAGCACTTCGTGCTCCCTGTGGAAGCGTTTGAGAAGATTGCGATCTGGAAGGATGGTAACATGCCTGTGGAGTTTCGGAG GAAGCAGAAGCAAGACCCATGTGCTAAAAATAATGGCCTCCTATCTTGCAAGATGTTTCAAGAATTTAGACTCAACTTACTGTGGCACTCGGCATCTCTAGATGGAttattaatcaagttcacactTATAAATGGGTGCACATGGCCGGGTCAACCCAATGAaaccatccaacccaatccaacCAAATggtaa